GCACCAGCACGTAATGCTCCTTGTCCCCGACCCTTTGCCGGCGCTTGCTCATCTTGCCCTGCCCGCTCGGATCCAGGATGACCGGCAGATGGGCGAAGACCGGCGGCTCCCAGCCGAACGCCTGATACAGCAGGACATGCTTGGGCACGCTGGGGAGCCACTCGTCGGCCCGCATGATATGGCTGATGCGCATCAGATGGTCGTCAATGACATTGGCCAGGTGATAGGTGGGATAGCCGTCCGACTTCAGCAGGATCAGGTCGTCCAGACTGCTGTTGTCCACCGTGATGGTGCCGCGGATGACATCGGTGAATGAGGTCTGTCCTTCCAGCGGCACGGCCAGCCGGATGACCGGCTTGATGCCCTGGGCCTCATATTCGGCGCGTTGTTTGGCGGTGAGATAGCGGCAGTGACGGTCGTAGCCGGGAGGCTCGCCGCGCCGGCGCTGTTCCTCCCGCATGGCCTCCAGGCGCTCCGGCGAACAGTAGCAGTAATAGGCATGGCCCTCGCGCACCAGTTTCTCCGCATATTCCTGGTAAATATGCAGGCGCTGGGACTGGAAATAGGGGCCGTAGGGGCCGCCGACATCCGGCCCTTCGTCCCAATCCAGGCCGAGCCAGCGCAGCATCGCCATCAGGTCCTCCAGCGCGTCCTCCTGATAGCGGGTGCGGTCGGTGTCCTCGATGCGCAAGATGAAGACGCCGTTATGCCGGCGCGCGAACAGCCAGTTAAACAATGCGGTGCGCGCCCCGCCCACATGCAGATAGCCGGTGGGGCTGGGGGCAAAGCGCACGCGTACCGGTACCGATGACATGGTATCCCTGTTCCTCCAGTATCAGATTTATGGTATGGAACCCCCGACCCGGCTGGCCAGGGGATATTCGACCTTCAGCCGGCGCAGGTTGACGCTCTGCACCAGCCCCTCTGCCATCAGGAAAGCGATGAGCGAACTGCCGCCACTGCTGACAAAGGGGAGCGGCACGCCGGTGGCCGGCAGCATCCCGATGTTCATCCCGATATTCACCACGCTCTGAAACAGGATGAGCGTCGCCACACCCACCGCGATCAACTGCCCCATCATATCGCGCGCCCGTACGGCGCCGCGCAGTAACCGCAGTACTACCACCAGCAGTAATGCCACGAGGATCAGGACCCCGATAAAGCCCAGCTCTTCGCCGATGACCGCGAAGATGAAATCCGACCAGCGCACCCGCAGGAAGCGCAGTTGGCTTTGACTGCCCATGGCGAACCCCTTGCCCAGCAGGCCCCCCGATCCGATACCGATCATGGCCTGCCACACGTTGTAGTTGGCCATGGTGTCGCTGGATGGATTCAGGAAGATGAGGATGCGCTGACGCTGATAGTCTGCCAGGAGCGCCCACAGCGCCGGCGAGGCCAGCACGCCGGCCATCAGCAGTCCGACCAGATAGCGCAGGCGCACGCCGGCCACGAAGGCCATCACCCCCCACAGCACCAGCAGGGAAACAGCCGTGCTCAGGTTGGGCTGGGCCATGATGAGCGCCACCGCCGGCAGGACAAACAACAGCGACACAACAAACGTGCGGAACGAGGTGATCTCCTCCTGCCGGCCGTCGAAGTACGCCGCCAGGAAGATGACCAGCAGTATCTTGGCGATTTCCGCCGGCTGGATGGGGAAGAAGCGCAGATTGACCCAGCGCTGGGCACCGTAGCTCTCCTCGCCCACCGCCAGCACCAGCATCAGCAGTCCCAGAGCCAGGAAGTACATCGGATAGCGGAAATCGCGCAGATGGCGGTAGTCAATGAGCGTGACTCCCAGCATCAGCGCCGCGCCGATGCCGGCATATACCGCCTGGCGCCGCGGAAGTTCTTGCAGGCCGGGCGAATCCGACACGGCGCTGGATATCATCAGCACGCCGTACCCGACCAGCAGAGCGGTCGCCAGCAGTAACAGCAGGTCAAAGTGGCGCCAATTTACCTTGCGCATATCCCCTCAAACCATTCGATCAGCGGCGCGAGCCGGCGCGCCCGCGGGACAGCGGGATATTCGCCACCAGCCAGCTTTCTCGCTGATTCTGGGAAATGGTGATCTCCACTGCCTCCCGGTCAATGTCCACGTAGCGGGAGATGGTGTCAATCAGGTCATCCTTCAGGGCCTGGAGCACATGGGGCGAGAGCTGTACCCGGTCCTGCACCAGCACCAGTTGGAGCCGCTCTTTCGCCACGGTGCGGCTGGAAGGTTCGCGGCGGCCTGTCAGC
The nucleotide sequence above comes from Anaerolineae bacterium. Encoded proteins:
- the rodA gene encoding rod shape-determining protein RodA produces the protein MRKVNWRHFDLLLLLATALLVGYGVLMISSAVSDSPGLQELPRRQAVYAGIGAALMLGVTLIDYRHLRDFRYPMYFLALGLLMLVLAVGEESYGAQRWVNLRFFPIQPAEIAKILLVIFLAAYFDGRQEEITSFRTFVVSLLFVLPAVALIMAQPNLSTAVSLLVLWGVMAFVAGVRLRYLVGLLMAGVLASPALWALLADYQRQRILIFLNPSSDTMANYNVWQAMIGIGSGGLLGKGFAMGSQSQLRFLRVRWSDFIFAVIGEELGFIGVLILVALLLVVVLRLLRGAVRARDMMGQLIAVGVATLILFQSVVNIGMNIGMLPATGVPLPFVSSGGSSLIAFLMAEGLVQSVNLRRLKVEYPLASRVGGSIP
- the minE gene encoding cell division topological specificity factor MinE, producing the protein MGILDKLTGRREPSSRTVAKERLQLVLVQDRVQLSPHVLQALKDDLIDTISRYVDIDREAVEITISQNQRESWLVANIPLSRGRAGSRR
- a CDS encoding glutamate--tRNA ligase — translated: MSSVPVRVRFAPSPTGYLHVGGARTALFNWLFARRHNGVFILRIEDTDRTRYQEDALEDLMAMLRWLGLDWDEGPDVGGPYGPYFQSQRLHIYQEYAEKLVREGHAYYCYCSPERLEAMREEQRRRGEPPGYDRHCRYLTAKQRAEYEAQGIKPVIRLAVPLEGQTSFTDVIRGTITVDNSSLDDLILLKSDGYPTYHLANVIDDHLMRISHIMRADEWLPSVPKHVLLYQAFGWEPPVFAHLPVILDPSGQGKMSKRRQRVGDKEHYVLVREFKEAGYLPEAMFNFLTLVGWSLDDKTQIMPKEVAIQHFDLDRINKAPAAFSYEKLEWMNGYYIRQLSPDELAERLVPFLARGLGMSEEEVRRRPETRLLAPLVQERIKVLSEAVEMMDFAFRERLDYPAKSLIGEKMSAEASLEALKRARQAVAALEAFDAPAIEAALRPLVEELGVKARQLFGIIRIAITGKPVSPPLFESMAVLGKERCLRRLDEAIERLGRLVGQAG